The following proteins are co-located in the Pyricularia oryzae 70-15 chromosome 1, whole genome shotgun sequence genome:
- a CDS encoding serine/threonine protein kinase has protein sequence MASTSSIEANPPTEVTNAFNSQDSTYQGRLRCALGQQQQPIDEDHHTEATNVFKSKDEIYQKRLNQALRVQSNLVGAIDQGPSKHHLLATTEESQVLIAPVGLPQVNTQAPASEWVELSHEGSETSFEPSKVLVFDQTINDVGCDVSIKPPGRNFAIAARIYFDPARDKVTIVNKSKPKLTVSKDGASSIILYDTSSAELDSGTWLIFASEKSFTFTTKLLVLPRRFFSSHAQSLTQDEGSSQAGLKKRPIMEASGVTVAKKTKGLFAITHALPSSEIGMEIAARSHPVGDLKVEQTVQLLGPNPRDNYSIKRINTLSDRRPASVWQAAVSTFKEPVVVKVLVCTDDPRRAANMWLQEIRIHLKVGSDKHRFIAQLLAWDARSHTIIIENVPAPSLRDKFWLGPDNFFSGTISDAEQVMTNMVDALVWMHGREVAHKDIKLDNILFSRARGAVLLDFGQSNDDLSKEDGLKRGGTPWYLPPEFLETYSRWLPGDIWALGVVMLYLLRKLDCPESYPVWWISNIVDEVGDAADKMSDWLNTVAGKRRSLGSELMDRLVRQMTEEDPRKRVVITGLEEALKSKRML, from the exons ATGGCTTCCACGTCATCAATTGAAGCAAACCCGCCCACCGAGGTTACCAATGCTTTCAACTCCCAAGATTCAACATACCAGGGACGACTTAGGTGTGCGCTtggccagcagcaacagcctaTTGATGAAGATCATCATACCGAGGCGACGAACGTCTTCAAATCCAAGGATGAAATCTACCAGAAACGTCTAAACCAGGCCTTGCGCGTCCAAAGCAATCTCGTTGGTGCCATTGACCAAGGCCCATCTAAGCACCACTTGTTGGCGACAACCGAGGAAAGTCAAGTGCTGA TCGCACCTGTCGGTCTCCCGCAGGTGAATACACAAGCGCCGGCCAGTGAGTGGGTCGAGCTTAGCCATGAAGGCAGTGAGACAAGCTTCGAACCAAGCAAGGTCCTGGTATTTGATCAGACCATCAACGATGTGGGCTGTGATGTTTCCATTAAGCCACCCGGGCGTAACTTTGCTATCGCGGCTCGCATTTATTTTGATCCCGCAAGGGACAAAGTGACCATAGTCAACAAGAGTAAGCCAAAGCTTACTGTTAGCAAGGATGGAGCCTCCAGCATCATTCTTTACGACACTTCATCAGCAGAGCTCGACTCGGGAACGTGGCTGATATTTGCCTCCGAGAAGAGCTTCACCTTTACCACGAAGCTTCTTGTCCTGCCTCGACGATTCTTCTCATCTCATGCGCAGTCTCTAACGCAGGACGAAGGATCATCCCAAGCCGGATTAAAAAAGAGACCAATCATGGAAGCAAGCGGAGTCACGGTagcgaaaaaaacaaaggggTTGTTTGCCATAACCCACGCATTGCCCTCTTCCGAAATCGGGATGGAAATCGCTGCCAGATCACACCCTGTGGGGGATCTCAAAGTCGAGCAAACCGTCCAGCTTCTTGGGCCCAACCCGCGTGATAACTATTCTATCAAGCGCATAAATACCCTGTCAGATCGACGGCCGGCTTCGGTATGGCAGGCAGCGGTTTCGACCTTCAAAGAGCCCGTTGTTGTCAAAGTCTTGGTTTGCACTGACGACCCTCGGAGAGCCGCAAATATGTGGTTGCAAGAAATCAGGATTCACTTAAAGGTTGGCTCCGACAAGCACCGATTCATTGCCCAGCTGCTTGCGTGGGACGCTCGTTCCCATACTATTATCATTGAGAACGTCCCAGCGCCATCCCTCCGGGACAAATTCTGGCTTGGCCCCGATAACTTCTTTTCGGGTACTATAAGTGATGCCGAGCAAGTCATGACCAATATGGTTGACGCGCTGGTATGGATGCATGGCCGCGAAGTCGCTCACAAAGACATCAAGCTTGATAATATCCTATTCAGTCGGGCCCGGGGAGCCGTCTTGCTCGATTTCGGTCAAAGCAACGATGATTTATCAAAAGAGGACGGGTTGAAAAGAGGTGGAACACCCTGGTATCTCCCACCCGAGTTTCTTGAAACTTATTCGCGTTGGCTACCTGGGGATATTTGGGCACTGGGAGTGGTGATGCTGTATTTGCTTCGCAAGTTGGATTGCCCCGAGAGCTATCCTGTTTGGTGGATCAGCAACATCGTAGATGAAGTGGGCGATGCTGCAGACAAAATGTCGGATTGGTTGAACACCGTCGCTGGAAAAAGGAGGTCTCTTGGGAGTGAATTGATGGACAGGCTTGTACGCCAAATGACTGAGGAGGACCCGCGCAAGCGTGTTGTGATTACCGGGCTTGAAGAGGCTTTAAAGTCCAAACGAATGTTATGA